Sequence from the Dehalococcoidia bacterium genome:
GCAGCGACGTCTCTCCCGGCCCCGGGATCTCCCTGAAGAACGAACGCGCTTTGAGTTGGGGGCAGGAGAAGAGATCGTCAATCGATTGCACCAGGGCGAAGGTCATGTGCATGGCCTCAGCCGCCTCGAACCACTCCTTCGCCGACTTTCGCTTAAACGGAGGCACGAACAGCGAGACGAACTCGTCGTAGTGCTCCATCCGTCCCTCCGCAGTCTGGAACCTCTCTTCCGCCAGCCTGGGCTCGTCGAGTAGCTTCGCGATGCCGTCCATGCGCATGGTGGCAACGGCGCCGGGCGCGCAGTACACGTACGTGTCGCTGGCCGGCACCATGCGCAGACCCGCCTTGATGCGCGCCTCCCGCCGCGCGACCTCTCCCCTGTAGACGTAGCCGCTGATGGACTGGTATGTGTGTGCCGCGAGCGCTTCGACCATCGACACATCGAGCCTTTGCGGCGAGCCGGTCATGCGAGCCACGCGCAGGGCGGCCAGCGTCGCGGCTGCCGCGGCCACCCCGCCCATGAGTGCCGCCTGGTAGGGTGCGAGCTGCATCGGCGGCTGATCGTATTCCCCCGTGAGAAACAGCAAGCCGCTCGCGGCCTGGGCAATGAGTTCCGTCGAGGCGTACCCGGCCTTTGGTCCTCGAAGGCCGAAAGCGCTCACCGAGGTGGTTACGCTGAGCGGCTGGAGCGTTTCGAACGCGTCCTCCGGCAGGCCGGCCTCGCGGAGGCCGTCAGGAGAGAAGTCGCCGACTACCACGTCGGCGACGGAGGCAACCCGTCGAAGCGTCTCCTCGTCGCAGGCCAGTCCGCGCTTGCCCGCGTTGACGAAGGAAAACGTCGCGCCGACCCCAGCACCCCAGCGCGAGGCCTGCTTCCGGAGGGGATCGCCGTCTGGCCGCTCCCACTTCACCACATCCCAGCCGACTTCGGCCAAGAGTCGCGCGGCGTAGGCTGCGCCGACTCCGGACGACACATCGAGCGCCCTCGGCCGCGGCGTCATCGGGCAGCCTCTGCCGGACGCGCGAAGCGCTTCCAGCCATCGTGGTCGGGCTCGATGCGGGAGAGTTCGCCTCGCGTCACGCGGACCGGGTCGGGCGCAGGCCAGCCACGGAACTGGTCGCGCTCGCCGAGTCCGATGACGTCCGCCCGGGCGAACTCAGCGACCTCTTCGTCAGAGTAGCCGCCGATCTCCCGGAGGATGACGGCCGTGTCGGCGCCCAGCGGATGAGCCTCCTGGAGGGGGACCAGGGGCCCTCCGCCCCAGGCCGGACCGGCATGCGCGTAGAGTTCAGGTTTCCCCGTGAATGACCTCTCGACGGTAGCGAAGTAGCGACGCGACCAGAGGTGCTCGTCGTTTACCACGTCGGCTGCATCCGAGACTACGTGCGCCGCTATTCCGCGCGCCTGAAGTTTCGACGTCGCAGTGTCGGCGTCCATGCTGGCCAGCGCCTGCTGGACCGCGGCTGCCGAAGGCTCCGTGATTCCGAGCGCGGCGGCGAGGTCATCCATCTGGTCGGATCGCACAGCCAACGCGATGTGGCGGTCCGTGCCCGCGCAGTCGAAAACTCCGTGGACGGCAAAGTTGGCATCCTGGTTGGCCAGGCGTCGTGGCTCTGCGCCCAGTTGCGCTGCCGCAATCACGGGCCCGAGGAAAGACACCGCCGTCTCGTACAAGGATATGTCGATGTGCTGGCCCCGGCCCGTACGTTCGCGCTCCTCCAGCGCCGCGAGTACCGCAAACGTGGCGTTCATGCCGCAGACGACGTCTCCGTAGACGTTGGTGCCGGGCCTGCCGGGCCATGCATCCGGGTCACCGATCAACAGGTTGTGTCCCGCGACCGCTTCTGCACCCGGGCCAAAGAGCGGGCGCTCGCCCCAGGGCCCCGTTGTGCCGAATCCCGTAAGCGAGACATAAATGACGTCCGGCCTGACCCGGCGGACTCCTTCGTAGTCGATGCCGAACTGACGGACGACGCGCGGCGTGAAGTTGTGCGCTACCACATCGCACTCTCTTGCGATCCTGAGGAAGATGTCGCGTCCGCCGGGTGCTGCAAGGTCTATAGCCAGCTGACGCTTGTTGCGGGTGAGGTCGATTTCTCCCGTGCCGGGCGACCGGCGCTTGTGGGACTGAATTCGGATCACGTCGGCGCCGAGGTCGGCAAGGTGGCGCGTCGCGAATGGGAGGGCAACCGCCTGTTCCATCGAAAGCACGCGGATTCCGGACAAGGGCAGAATCATACGCTAGACAGACCTCTCTTGTGGACTGGCGCTAAGCCTTCCGAGTTCGCGGATCGAGTTGGTCCCGAAGGGCGTCGCCCAGGAGATTGAAGGCGAGGACAAGGATAAAGATAGCCATACCTGGCGCTATCGAGAGCCACGGCGCTCGCTCGAGTAGGGGCGACCCGAGGTTCAGGATGTTCCCCCAGGTCGGTGTAGGGGGCGGGACGCCGACCCCGAGGAACCCGAGACCCGCTTCGGCCAGGATCGCGAAACCGAGACCGAGAGTAGCCTGCACGATTAGCGGCGATGTCGCGTTGGGCAGGATGTGGAGCAGCATGATGCGCCGGTCGCTGGCGCCCGTGGCAATCGCCGCCTGCACGAAGTCTCGCTCGCGCAGAGAGAGGACCAGACTGCGCGTGAGGCGCGCATAAAGCGGCACCGACGCGACGCCTATAGCAATCATGACGTTGATCAGACTGGCCTCGAGGGTCGCGACGATAGCGAGGGCGAGGACCAGGTTCGGAAGGGCCGCCAGCGCATCCATCACCCTCATCACGGCCTCATCGACCACGCCACCGAAGTAACCAGCGACGAGCCCGAGGGGCGTCCCCACGGCAATCGCGAGCCCCACGGCGACGACACCAACCACAAGTGAAACGCGCGAACCGTAGATGATCCTGCTCAGGAGATCGCGCCCTACCTGATCTGTCCCGAGGAGGTGGTCGGCCGATGGCCCCTTCAGTAGGGCGTCGTAGTCCTGTATCAGCGGGTCGTATGGAGCTATGAGCGGCGAGGCAACCGCGGAGAAGGCGATGAGGGCGATCACGAGGAAGGCGGCAGCGCCGACTGGGTGG
This genomic interval carries:
- a CDS encoding CoA transferase; the encoded protein is MSGIRVLSMEQAVALPFATRHLADLGADVIRIQSHKRRSPGTGEIDLTRNKRQLAIDLAAPGGRDIFLRIARECDVVAHNFTPRVVRQFGIDYEGVRRVRPDVIYVSLTGFGTTGPWGERPLFGPGAEAVAGHNLLIGDPDAWPGRPGTNVYGDVVCGMNATFAVLAALEERERTGRGQHIDISLYETAVSFLGPVIAAAQLGAEPRRLANQDANFAVHGVFDCAGTDRHIALAVRSDQMDDLAAALGITEPSAAAVQQALASMDADTATSKLQARGIAAHVVSDAADVVNDEHLWSRRYFATVERSFTGKPELYAHAGPAWGGGPLVPLQEAHPLGADTAVILREIGGYSDEEVAEFARADVIGLGERDQFRGWPAPDPVRVTRGELSRIEPDHDGWKRFARPAEAAR
- a CDS encoding CoA transferase, with the translated sequence MTPRPRALDVSSGVGAAYAARLLAEVGWDVVKWERPDGDPLRKQASRWGAGVGATFSFVNAGKRGLACDEETLRRVASVADVVVGDFSPDGLREAGLPEDAFETLQPLSVTTSVSAFGLRGPKAGYASTELIAQAASGLLFLTGEYDQPPMQLAPYQAALMGGVAAAAATLAALRVARMTGSPQRLDVSMVEALAAHTYQSISGYVYRGEVARREARIKAGLRMVPASDTYVYCAPGAVATMRMDGIAKLLDEPRLAEERFQTAEGRMEHYDEFVSLFVPPFKRKSAKEWFEAAEAMHMTFALVQSIDDLFSCPQLKARSFFREIPGPGETSLRVPGRPFRSEGAPEPSLAGPPPRPGSDTAGVLAEWLGA
- a CDS encoding ABC transporter permease yields the protein MAADGDAVRQLSADATLALPPVPRRLPALMVVVRRHPVGAAAFLVIALIAFSAVASPLIAPYDPLIQDYDALLKGPSADHLLGTDQVGRDLLSRIIYGSRVSLVVGVVAVGLAIAVGTPLGLVAGYFGGVVDEAVMRVMDALAALPNLVLALAIVATLEASLINVMIAIGVASVPLYARLTRSLVLSLRERDFVQAAIATGASDRRIMLLHILPNATSPLIVQATLGLGFAILAEAGLGFLGVGVPPPTPTWGNILNLGSPLLERAPWLSIAPGMAIFILVLAFNLLGDALRDQLDPRTRKA